In Insulibacter thermoxylanivorax, the genomic stretch GGATATCGATCAACCGGTACATACCTATCTTCCATGGTTTCAATTCCAAGATCGCGAAGCTTCTGAGCAGATCACCCTGCGGCACCTGCTCACCCATTCAGCCGGCGGCGTCGGTTCCTTCGATACTGATGGACTTCTCTTTCAGGATGAAGCGGCAAGGAGCTCACTGGAGAAGTATGTTCGGCTGTTCCAGAGCATCGCCATACGCGAGCAGCCGGGAACCTCGGGGGCTTACTGCAATGGTTGTTATGATGTGCTAGGATTGGTGATCGAGTATGTGACGGGGGTGTCCTATTACGACTATGTAAGGGAGAACATCTTCGAACCGCTGGGGATGGAGGATACCGTATTCGGTCATGAGCTGGAACGTTACCCGGAGTCCCGCTTAGCGAAGGAATACGGCTGGTTCTTCACGCGCAAGATGCATATCAGGCGTTCCTATGAGGAGTTCGGACAAGCTCAGGACCCCGACGGCGGTGCTTACAGCACGGTCGAGGATCTGGGCAAGTACTTAGCCTATCAGCTGGGGTATCTAGGATCTGATTGGCTCCCTGCTGAATTGATCAAGGATTCGAGAACGGCTTATGTCGCGACGGAGAGCGGGGATGCGGCTTACACGGCGAGCGGATTTGAGACGAAGCTCCTGCACGGTACGCAGATTTTCTATAAGACGGGGGACGGCGTCGGTTCCTCGTCGATCATTCTGTTCATGCCCGCCCATGAGCTGGGCATCATCCTCTTCATCGGCGAGATGCATCCCGAGATCACGCTGCCGATCGCCGAAGGCATCGCTTCGATCCTCTTGGGACATGTACCTGCGGAAGTCGGGATGCATGTCACCTTCGGGATGGTAATCGGCATCATC encodes the following:
- a CDS encoding serine hydrolase domain-containing protein; the encoded protein is MSACWPYISVQAAEESPITEEVLNRAADYVREQLQKSDVVGGAMGIVYRDQLIFSEGFGTADRGLRNTPAADTLYYTASITKTLTATAIYQLHAAGKLDIDQPVHTYLPWFQFQDREASEQITLRHLLTHSAGGVGSFDTDGLLFQDEAARSSLEKYVRLFQSIAIREQPGTSGAYCNGCYDVLGLVIEYVTGVSYYDYVRENIFEPLGMEDTVFGHELERYPESRLAKEYGWFFTRKMHIRRSYEEFGQAQDPDGGAYSTVEDLGKYLAYQLGYLGSDWLPAELIKDSRTAYVATESGDAAYTASGFETKLLHGTQIFYKTGDGVGSSSIILFMPAHELGIILFIGEMHPEITLPIAEGIASILLGHVPAEVGMHVTFGMVIGIISLVLVSASTFLIAMLLIRLVYRLLYAKNLLSTICGLVSSAIASGLFWYLALLVRPSAAGSYGYPYDAAIGLGMVSVKCLWAVKRNNW